A genomic region of Miscanthus floridulus cultivar M001 chromosome 3, ASM1932011v1, whole genome shotgun sequence contains the following coding sequences:
- the LOC136545349 gene encoding thioredoxin H-type-like, with protein sequence MAGSAEGTVIACHTKDEFDAQLAKAYEADKRTRAAPAGPDRSPSVVIDFMSPTRGPCQAECAKEYPTKAVFLKVDIHELEEVANRYNIQGTPTFFFIRYNVTLESFFGAYPDKLRNTVKEFIDHPLASASSA encoded by the exons ATGGCGGGCTCGGCGGAAGGGACCGTGATCGCGTGCCACACCAAGGATGAGTTCGACGCCCAGTTGGCCAAGGCCTACGAGGCCGACAAGCGTACGCGCGCGGCCCCGGCCGGCCCTGATCGATCACCATCT GTGGTGATCGACTTCATGTCCCCCACGCGCGGTCCTTGCCAAGCGGAGTGCGCCAAGGAGTACCCTACTAAAGCTGTCTTCCTCAAGGTCGATATTCACGAACTGGAG GAAGTTGCTAATCGCTACAACATCCAGGGGACGCCGACCTTCTTCTTCATCAGGTACAATGTGACGCTGGAGAGCTTTTTTGGTGCCTATCCGGATAAGCTCCGGAACACCGTCAAGGAGTTCATCGACCATCCTTTGGCCTCTGCGTCGTCCGCCTAA
- the LOC136545348 gene encoding thioredoxin H-type-like has protein sequence MRPPTQSCNPALDRNVNPQKRSIPPRKKKTGMASEEGVVIACHTKAEFDAQMAKAKEAGKLVIIDFTASWCGPCRAIAPLFVEHAKKFTQAVFLKVDVDELKEVTEAYKIKAMPTFHFIKNGETVETIVGARKDELLALIQKHTASASA, from the exons ATGAGGCCACCAACGCAATCTTGCAATCCAGCCCTCGATAGAAACGTTAATCCACAGAAGCGTTCGATCCcaccgaggaagaagaagacaggaATGGCGTCCGAGGAGGGAGTCGTGATCGCGTGCCACACCAAGGCCGAGTTCGACGCCCAGATGGCCAAGGCCAAGGAGGCCGGCAAGCTG GTGATCATTGACTTCACTGCCTCCTGGTGCGGTCCTTGCCGCGCCATTGCTCCACTGTTTGTCGAACACGCCAAGAAGTTCACTCAGGCTGTCTTCCTGAAGGTGGACGTGGACGAACTGAAG GAAGTTACCGAGGCCTACAAAATCAAGGCGATGCCGACCTTCCACTTCATCAAGAACGGTGAGACGGTGGAGACCATCGTCGGTGCCAGGAAGGACGAGCTCCTGGCCCTGATCCAGAAGCATACCGCGTCCGCGTCTGCCTAA